In one Nicotiana tomentosiformis chromosome 6, ASM39032v3, whole genome shotgun sequence genomic region, the following are encoded:
- the LOC138894078 gene encoding uncharacterized protein, whose protein sequence is MAPNELKYSPIEKLCLALVFSIQKLKHYFQAHVVRLVSRANPIKFVMSKLALSDRLARWYLQFQQFEIVYVHQKAVKGQALVDFLADHPIPDDWELSDEFSDEDAMVIEIQPPWKMYFVGAAHREGDGGGIVFITSRGEVLPYFFTLTQCCSNNIDEYQALILGLEMAVDLKQLQLQVFGDFKLVINQFLGSYEVKKPELVPYHKYAQRLVSWLGEVTIQHVPRKENKRADTLAALASTLSLPDQTQVVVCQRWVVPPPNDYEEEESKVDHLTSVLEVEIKDWQQSLIDYLCYGILLENPRRKTEIQRRAPRFLYYKDTLYRRSFDGVLLRCLGADESYQALQ, encoded by the coding sequence ATGGCGCCAAATGAGCTCAAGTATTCACCTATCGAGAAGTTATGTTTGGCACTTGTCTTCTCTATTCAGAAGCTGAAGCATTACTTCCAAGCTCACGTTGTGCGACTCGTCTCAAGAGCGAATCCTATCAAGTTTGTCATGTCTAAACTTGCCCTAAGTGATCGATTAGCGAGGTGGTACCTTCAATTTCAACAATTTGAAATTGTGTATGTTCATCAAAAGGCGGTAAAAGGACAAGCATTAGTAGACTTCCTAGCTGACCATCCGATTCCCGATGATTGGGAGTTGTCTGATGAATTTTCTGATGAAGATGCAATGGTCATAGAAATTCAACCTCCTTGGAAGATGTATTTCGTTGGCGCTGCACATCGTGAAGGAGATGGTGGTGGAATAGTGTTTATCACTTCTCGAGGAGAAGTTTTGCCATATTTTTTCACTCTGACACAATGTTGCTCCAATAATATTGATGAATATCAAGCGCtcatacttgggcttgaaatggctgtgGATTTGAAACAATTGCAACTACAAgtttttggagacttcaagttaGTGATTAATCAGTTTTTGGGTAGCTATGAGGTCAAGAAGCCAGAGTTGGTCCCATATCACAAGTATGCTCAGAGACTGGTAAGTTGGCTTGGAGAAGTAACTATTCAACATGTGCCGAGAAaggaaaacaagagagctgatacATTAGCAGCCTTAGCTTCTACATTATCTTTGCCTGATCAAACGCAAGTTGTTGTTTGCCAAAGATGGGTAGTTCCTCCACCAAATGACTACGAGGAAGAAGAAAGTAAAGTTGATCATCTTACTTCCGTTCTTGAGGTTGAAATTAAAGATTGGCAACAATCATTAATTGACTATCTTTGTTATGGGATATTGCTAGAAAATCCCCGAAGGAAGACAGAAATCCAAAGGAGAGCCCCTCGTTTTCTTTATTACAAAGATACACTCTACAGAAGATCATTTGATGGAGTGCTCTTACGTTGTTTGGGGGCCGATGAATCCTATCAAGCCCTGCAATAA